GCAGGTGGTTCGCAGCCTGACGGACCTGAATATGGTTCGTAGCGTGGAGATAAAAGGTGGTAAGGTGAAGGTGACCCTGGCCTCCACCGGACTGAATCCCGGCGTCAAGGATTGGGTTCAGACCAGAGCCAGCAGCGCTGTGGAGAGTCTCCCCAAGGTAGCTGAGGTAAGCATAGAGTTCGTTGATGCCCCACCCCAGGAGCTGAACCAGGTTCGGCATATTGTTGCGGTGATGAGTGGCAAGGGAGGGGTCGGCAAGTCCCTGGTCACCAGTCTGCTGGCCATTGCCCTCAACCGTCAGGGCGGCAGGGCGGGCATACTGGATGCCGATATCACCGGTCCAAGTATCCCCAGGATGTTTGGTATCGATTCCCATCCGGGCGGCAGCGATGCGGCCATACTGCCTGTGCCATCGAAATCGGGAATCATGGTTATGTCTATCAACCTGCTGCTGCCTCATGATGATGACGCTGTTATCTGGCGTGGCCCTCTCATCGGCAAGGTAATCCAGCAGTTCTGGCAGGATGTGCTCTGGGGCAATCTCGATTGCCTCTTTGTTGACCTGCCTCCCGGAACGGCTGATGCTCCTCTTACTGTAATGCAGGTTCTTCCTCTTTCAGGCGTTGTCATTGCCCTCACTCCGCAGGATTTGACGGCTATGGTGGTGAGGAAGGCGGTCAAGATGGCGCAGATGATGAAGATACCCGTGCTGGGAGTGGTGGAGAACATGAGCTACCTCGTCTTGCCTGAGACGGGGAAGAAGCTGGAGATCTTCGGCAAGAGCAAAGGGGCCGAGATGGCGAAAACAGCCGGCGCCCCGCTCCTGGGTCAGTTGCCCCTGGACCCTGAGCTGGCCAGGCTTTGCG
The sequence above is a segment of the Chloroflexota bacterium genome. Coding sequences within it:
- a CDS encoding Mrp/NBP35 family ATP-binding protein, which translates into the protein MPTENQVKAALGEVLLPQVVRSLTDLNMVRSVEIKGGKVKVTLASTGLNPGVKDWVQTRASSAVESLPKVAEVSIEFVDAPPQELNQVRHIVAVMSGKGGVGKSLVTSLLAIALNRQGGRAGILDADITGPSIPRMFGIDSHPGGSDAAILPVPSKSGIMVMSINLLLPHDDDAVIWRGPLIGKVIQQFWQDVLWGNLDCLFVDLPPGTADAPLTVMQVLPLSGVVIALTPQDLTAMVVRKAVKMAQMMKIPVLGVVENMSYLVLPETGKKLEIFGKSKGAEMAKTAGAPLLGQLPLDPELARLCDEGLIERYNSEAFDSLARAFTERLASLGK